The genomic stretch CTCCCCGCTCAGAGCGCCCCGGGGCCTGGACATGAGCGCCCAGGAGCCCCCGCAAGGTCGGAGATTCCCCATTGAGGCCGGAGACTCCCCTGGCCTTGCCGCCGCCCCCGAATCCCAGGACAGCCCGGAGCCGGTAGCTACGGAGCACAACCCGGTCAGGTGAGGCCCGTGGTCCCGCTGGCCCCATGCTGCGCCCAGGGCCCCCCCACTGCCCCCTGGTGGAGCCCCATAGACTGCTGCGCCTGGGGCCCACCTGGGTACCTCCCCCGCTGAGGCACTCCTTCCTGCCTcacccccccactcccctccccctgctcccAGCATCCCACTTTCTATCTCGGGTAAGGTCCCCATAGCCACACCCGAACCTCGGGGGACACCAGGTACACCTCCGGGGTGGGCCTCAGCGTCCCCTGTCGTGCCCCACCCTCTCCAGGCCGCTTCGACGCTGCCCCGGCTGCCACTGCCTGACACTACTGCACGTGCCCATCGACGTCTACTTGGCCATGGGCGGGAGCCCCCGGGCCCGCGCCACCTGAGCGCGCCTGCGCACAGCGGCTCCGCGGGAGCCGGGCGGGAGCGCGGGCTAGGCCCGCTGCGGGCCGCCACGCTGAGGTCGCGCGCGCCGAGCACGAGACAAtgatgcacattttaaaataaaagaatgatgCACATTTTAATAAAGCACAGCATAAACTGTTCTTTCCACTCCGGGCTGGCCGTGTATTTCAATCCGTCGGATCGGGCCCGCCTGCTGCCCCGCACCATCCAATAACACTTTGCCTTCCGCCGCATCCGCTCTTGGCCCTAGCCCGAAGAACAAGCCCTCCCGGGCCCGCCTTCCTCTTGCCGGGCATCTCTCCCCGCCCCCAACTTCTCGCTCATCTTGATCCCTTCCTCGGCATCCTTTTCCTTCCAGCCCCGCCCTTTCCTTGGTTCTCCAGTGAAATTCACGGTACAGTGCTGAACAGCAAGGAACCAGAAAAGCTCCGGACTGGCGGGAGAGGTGAACGGACAATCAGATTAAAGACAATGGCCACCCACATCAGGTCCATTCAATTCTCCCAAACTGGAATTAGGTTCTGCCACCTGCTACTTTGTGACCCTGGGCACCTCTGGCTTCGTTGTAGCCGTTAGGGGCTGCCCCAGGCCACGCTGAGCTTTGGTTTCTCCTAGGGCTGGTGGGACCACCGAAAGAGATTGGGGACAAGGCCCTTTGAAAAACTGGTTTCTTCACTTCCTATATTATAGGTGAGGGACCCGAGCCTGGGATCCTCCAGGTGGTAGGGGGTGCCAACCACCCTCCTCACAGCCCTTGGGAAGGCTAGCCACCCGACCATCCAGGAGGGGTTCCTTACATGAAGGCTGCCTAGAGATGCTAGTATTTAAGCTGAAGGAGTATTTTCCACTTTCCAGTTTTGCTGTAATGAGcctgaattatttttatattggaaaaatcatgcataaaccAAGAATCAGATTCAGTCTCCCCTCCCCTGAGATCTAAGTACAACTGACTCAACACCCCTCTCCTAATCCACACAACTAGAAATCTATGCCTTCCCTGGAGCACTTCAGAATCCCACCATCTCCCAAAAGGGACCCTCTTCTCAATTACACAAAATGCTTTCCCAGACAGTCCCAAATGTAGGCGGCATAtttgaaggggggggggggttggattgctaaaaaaaaacaaaacaaaaagttgactTCAGAGTGAGGACTTTGGACTTGACCATTCAGCCTCTTGGTTCTTTGAACATCCTGGTTCTTGGAAGCCGCTCCCTACAATTCCCCTTCCCCAGGAGAGTCCAGCTTTCAGCCATAGGGCCGGCTCCTCTCTCTATTCTTCACTCTTCTCCGCCCCGACCCTTTCCTCCAGACTAGAAGGTGGAGTGTTCCAGCTGTTTCCATCCCCATCACCAAACTCTACTGTAGGCCCTCTTCAGCCTAACCACCCACGCTGCTGTGCTGCCACTCAAAATGGGCCTCCTTCCCTGTAAACAGTACTCTCCCACCTTGGGAAGCCGTTGtcgttttaaaaagaaaaaaaatgttggccTCTGTATTGATAAGTTCCCTCCATTGCAAGCCACAGAAGCTAGCTTAAGCAAAAAAGGAATTCAATAGTTCAAGTAGTCGGGAAATACATGGGCTAGTTCAAAGGATTAAAGAAAGAATTGTGGGAACCAGGACATCTGTTGGGCTGGAAACAAGGATTCAAGCCCACCAGGACTTCCTCTCTGTTCATCTCTCATCCCTGATGGTCTCCTCTGAGCAGGGAACATGGCTGCAGCCCCTAAGAAACCTTAGGAAGCGAGagttgctttctctctgtctcagtttccctaTCCTTGGAAGGGTAGAGATTAGCTCTTCTTAAATCACATACACACCCACTGGACCAGTTACCACTGGCAGGGAGATGGGCAATTATAATTGACCAGGCAGGCCTACCCTTGAGGTGGGAGCCCAGCCAGGTGATTGATGGCATCACCAGAAAATGATGAGTGGAGATGGAGAAACATTCCAGGAGAAGGGTAACTTATGAAAAAAACTGGGTATGCCTGGGAAAAAGTGAGCTGTTCCTCTTGACTGGAGGAAAAGCCTATCAAGAAGGGGTAGAGGGCACTGAGGCCTCAGTGTTCCAGAACAACGAGGAGCTTTGAACAGGCTCACCAGGAGGCGGCCACTGAGTTGTAGTACGGGCTTGTCCCTGACTCATCACAGGTCTACCAGACAGGCCTGGGCAAGGTGCTGGGGATTCAGTGGTAAACTTGACAGACATGGGCCGTGCCCTCATGGGACTCATCACCAGCAGTCACCTGCTGCgaagccttgggcaagtcacttccctctGGGCCCACTTTttcattggttaaaaaaaaaaaaagaaaggcaccaGATGGATGCTAGGGACCTTGTCAGCCCAAAAATGCTGAATcctttccattcttcttttctctcttctcctctctgtcccttcctttctcccctcttcTCAACCATCTTTCATTTATTGCTCCCTCCCACATACTTGGTGGGTGACAGGTGCAACAATTCCAGATGCAGACCTTACCAGAGGCCAGACCCTGGGACTAGTTAGCTCTAGAATGTCCACGAGCAAGGCATAAAGGCTTTGCAGTTGAAGGGAACATTGTggacaaaggccctgaggcaggacagAAGAGGGAAAGTTCAAGATCAATCAATTCAATCAACTTTCACCAACCCCCACCCGGGCCAGGTCAGGTGCTGGGA from Choloepus didactylus isolate mChoDid1 chromosome 2, mChoDid1.pri, whole genome shotgun sequence encodes the following:
- the FAM229A gene encoding LOW QUALITY PROTEIN: protein FAM229A (The sequence of the model RefSeq protein was modified relative to this genomic sequence to represent the inferred CDS: inserted 1 base in 1 codon), with translation MQPSPSTPGPRRAADTCPALPGPEHPTAARARAAASXLGPASASGRAPRGLDMSAQEPPQGRRFPIEAGDSPGLAAAPESQDSPEPVATEHNPVRPLRRCPGCHCLTLLHVPIDVYLAMGGSPRARAT